A window of the Gossypium hirsutum isolate 1008001.06 chromosome A03, Gossypium_hirsutum_v2.1, whole genome shotgun sequence genome harbors these coding sequences:
- the LOC107887564 gene encoding histone-lysine N-methyltransferase 2D isoform X1, with amino-acid sequence MGFDNECILNIQSLAGEYFCPVCRLLVYPNEALQSQCTHLYCKPCLTYVVSTTRACPYDGYLVTEADSKPLVESNKALADTIGKISVHCLYHRSGCTWQGPLSECTAHCSGCVFGNSPVVCNRCGVQIVHRQVQEHAQNCLRVQPQAQQAEGGQEISASGTTAAADQTQVASQAQASQATTSSTPVQGFNPQANPNPQSQAASQVAVVSSEQWSQQQSQQYYQQYSGYDPYYQQYYPYQQQTFPQQQPLQVNASQMAGQNPMYPQTQPQPQPQPQAQPHSHLSVQVPVAAQPQNQAQANQQQQTHLTMPPHSQIPAQTYPTSQGHSQPQVQPLTQAQPHPQVQTIQPQLQHGLMPQYQQHHSQIQLPQPQLHPVPQAQPHSQAQPQGQQLQPLPPPPPQPLLQPHPQPSQPLNPNLLPQTQHPAAQAVTGHQSYSQLQPHQQMQLVTPQNPMHMPAQGGLHPQQHPAEMQNSYPQQPPQMRPPQSHAQIPNQQQPGLLPLPGPMLQQAHHHSLQHPLSVQTQSVMQPPTSLMCQQYMQQQPPSTQPTGLVQPQMHQQGPFVQQQQSLQSQLRPPGPPQSFLQPPHAYSQLQQNVAGSHAVRPYPTPTPTGRPMTPNHGLQSQLYPQSASGMLVKPMQLGVNQPSSYQNNVLRTNNQSGLNSQPISEVPGDHGTLHVAEQKADLSSQGFAKKEDNELDVASSLGGDVVKTNSSKSNTDMKSIDEKPAGDVGDNSSGFDISTKVTQESRRTDLVLNRDTFSKNMVKGEAIEDQKDVDNVERKVEENKIKDGPLLKTPTLPEAKLSEEQNGKIQRERIQPQDQGTAKGPTGNEFTGIPPSSQVQPGSFPQQPLQMPYGSNSNQQKSAASAMLQAPPPGLPSHAQAPGLAPSQVRPQGPGQTLVPPENFAPSFGRGPSYGPQGPYNQGPVSGAPRIPQGETLVHPPFGPPSLNAFDSHGAPSYGPEGHLVQQRPAIMLNFDQGQFDEDLKQFSRPSLLDTEPVPKYGSYFSSTRSIDRGPHGFAKDAGPWAHDKEPRGLNFDPMIGSGSSRFLPPYHPDDAGERPVGLPEDTLGRPDFLGTVTGYGRHRMDGFISRSPGREYSGISTHRFGGYPGDEIDGREHRFNDRFSGFPGHIHRGGFESSDHMAEHFGPDIRPPHFRRGEHFGRNNMPGQLQMEGPIGFGDFSSHEQMGEFDGPGNFRQPRLGEPGFRSSYSLREFPIDGGIYTGDMDSFENLRKRKPVSMGWCRICKVDCETVEGLDLHSQTREHQKMAMDMVAIIKQNAKKQKQTTSDHSLRNESNKSRNAKFESRSNKIKS; translated from the exons ATGGGATTTGATAATGAGTGCATACTGAATATCCAATCTCTAGCCGGAGAATACTTCTGTCCTGTTTGTCGCTTACTTGTCTACCCAAATGAAGCATTACAATCGCAATGCACCCATCTTTACTGCAAACCATGTTTAACATATGTTGTCAGCACCACTCGAGCTTGTCCTTATGATGGTTACTTGGTAACAGAAGCAGATTCTAAG CCGCTTGTTGAGTCAAATAAGGCACTTGCTGACACCATTGGGAAGATCAGTGTTCATTGCCTCTACCATAGGAGTGGCTGCACATGGCAGGGTCCGCTTTCTGAATGTACAGCTCATTGTTCTGGGTGTGTATTTGGCAATTCTCCCGTTGTATGTAATCGGTGTGGTGTTCAGATTGTGCATCGTCAAGTTCAAGAACATGCGCAAAATTGCCTT AGGGTGCAGCCTCAGGCACAGCAGGCTGAGGGCGGTCAGGAAATTTCAGCCTCAGGCACCACAGCAGCTGCTGATCAGACTCAGGTAGCTTCTCAGGCCCAGGCATCTCAAGCTACAACATCCAGTACACCTGTTCAGGGCTTCAATCCTCAGGCCAATCCAAATCCTCAGTCTCAAGCTGCCTCCCAGGTTGCTGTGGTTTCTTCAGAACAGTGGTCTCAACAACAGTCTCAGCAATACTATCAGCAGTATTCTGGATATGATCCATATTATCAACAATACTACCCATATCAACAGCAGACATTTCCACAGCAGCAACCTTTGCAGGTTAATGCATCACAAATGGCTGGACAGAATCCAATGTACCCCCAGACACAACCCCAACCCCAACCTCAACCACAGGCCCAGCCTCATTCACACTTATCTGTTCAGGTGCCTGTGGCTGCTCAACCTCAGAACCAAGCACAAGCCAATCAACAGCAGCAAACTCACCTTACGATGCCACCACACTCTCAAATTCCAGCACAAACTTACCCAACATCCCAGGGCCATTCCCAGCCTCAGGTTCAGCCACTTACTCAAGCTCAGCCTCATCCACAGGTCCAAACTATTCAACCTCAACTGCAACATGGGCTCATGCCTCAGTATCAGCAACATCATTCCCAGATTCAACTACCACAGCCCCAGCTTCATCCTGTTCCTCAAGCTCAACCTCATTCACAAGCTCAGCCACAGGGGCAGCAGCTGCAGCCTCTGCCCCCTCCCCCGCCCCAGCCCCTGCTGCAGCCGCATCCTCAACCAAGCCAGCCCTTGAATCCAAATTTGTTGCCTCAGACACAGCACCCTGCAGCCCAGGCTGTGACAGGTCATCAGTCTTATTCACAATTACAGCCTCACCAGCAAATGCAGCTGGTAACACCACAAAATCCCATGCACATGCCTGCACAAGGTGGCCTTCATCCACAGCAACATCCTGCTGAAATGCAGAATTCATACCCTCAGCAACCTCCTCAGATGCGCCCGCCCCAATCTCATGCTCAAATTCCAAACCAACAACAGCCTGGTTTGTTGCCTTTACCTGGTCCTATGCTGCAACAAGCTCATCATCATTCTCTTCAACATCCGCTTTCAGTTCAAACGCAATCAGTTATGCAGCCTCCCACATCACTTATGTGTCAGCAATATATGCAGCAGCAACCTCCGTCAACCCAACCGACGGGCTTGGTTCAGCCTCAAATGCATCAGCAAGGTCCTTTTGTGCAGCAACAACAGTCATTGCAATCACAATTACGCCCCCCAGGTCCCCCTCAGTCCTTTCTGCAGCCTCCTCATGCCTATTCACAACTGCAGCAAAATGTTGCAGGATCGCATGCTGTGCGGCCCTATCCAACGCCTACTCCTACTGGGAGACCTATGACACCAAATCATGGACTACAATCACAGCTGTATCCACAGTCTGCATCTGGTATGCTGGTTAAACCTATGCAGCTTGGTGTGAACCAGCCATCTTCTTATCAGAATAATGTGCTTAGAACCAACAATCAATCTGGATTAAATTCACAGCCAATATCAGAGGTGCCGGGAGATCATGGTACTTTACATGTGGCTGAGCAAAAAGCAGATTTATCTTCCCAGGGATTTGCTAAGAAGGAAGATAATGAGTTGGATGTGGCATCTAGTCTTGGAGGTGATGTGGTCAAGACTAATTCTTCAAAATCCAATACTGATATGAAATCTATAGATGAAAAACCTGCTGGTGATGTCGGGGATAATAGTAGTGGGTTTGATATATCTACTAAGGTGACACAAGAATCTAGACGGACAGATCTTGTATTGAATAGAGATACTTTTTCTAAGAATATGGTCAAGGGTGAGGCTATTGAGGACCAGAAAGATGTTGACAATGTTGAGCGAAAGGtcgaagaaaataaaattaaggatGGCCCTTTGCTGAAAACTCCCACGTTGCCGGAGGCTAAGCTTAGTGAAGAACAGAATGGGAAGATTCAGAGAGAAAGAATTCAACCTCAAGATCAAGGTACTGCTAAAGGTCCTACTGGAAATGAATTTACAGGTATCCCTCCATCTAGTCAGGTGCAGCCTGGCAGCTTTCCGCAGCAGCCCCTACAGATGCCTTATGGGTCTAATAGTAACCAACAAAAATCTGCTGCTTCTGCAATGTTACAAGCACCTCCACCAGGACTGCCTTCACATGCACAAGCACCAGGACTTGCTCCCAGTCAAGTTAGGCCTCAGGGCCCTGGACAAACTTTAGTTCCACCTGAAAATTTTGCTCCTTCCTTTGGCAGAGGACCTAGTTATGGCCCTCAAGGGCCTTATAATCAAGGTCCTGTTTCGGGTGCTCCTAGGATACCTCAAGGTGAAACTCTTGTACATCCACCATTTGGTCCCCCATCTCTTAATGCTTTTGACTCGCATGGTGCACCATCATATGGCCCTGAGGGTCATTTGGTTCAGCAGCGTCCTGCAATCATGTTGAATTTTGATCAGGGACAATTTGACGAAGATCTTAAACAATTTTCTAGGCCTTCTCTTTTAGATACTGAGCCTGTTCCTAAATATGGGAGCTACTTTTCATCAACCAGATCTATTGATAGAGGTCCTCATGGTTTTGCTAAGGATGCAGGACCTTGGGCTCATGACAAGGAACCTCGCGGTCTGAATTTTGATCCTATGATTGGCTCTGGTTCTTCTCGATTCTTGCCACCATATCATCCTGATGATGCAGGAGAAAGACCAGTTGGTCTTCCTGAAGATACTCTAGGCAGACCAGATTTTCTTGGAACAGTTACTGGCTATGGTCGGCATCGTATGGATGGTTTTATCTCTAGAAGTCCAGGAAGAGAATACTCAGGTATTTCCACACACAGATTTGGAGGATATCCTGGTGATGAGATAGATGGCAGGGAGCACCGGTTCAATGATAGATTTTCAGGTTTTCCTGGGCATATACATAGGGGTGGGTTCGAGAGTTCTGACCACATGGCAGAGCATTTTGGTCCAGATATTCGACCTCCACACTTTAGAAGGGGTGAACATTTTGGTCGTAATAACATGCCTGGTCAGTTGCAGATGGAAGGACCTATTGGCTTTGGTGATTTTTCTAGCCATGAACAAATGGGAGAATTTGATGGGCCTGGAAACTTCCGTCAACCACGACTTGGAGAGCCAGGATTTAGAAGCAGCTATTCGCTTCGAGAATTTCCTATTGATGGTGGAATCTATACA GGTGATATGGATTcatttgaaaatttgagaaaGAGAAAACCAGTGAGCATGGGTTGGTGCCGTATTTGTAAAGTCGACTGTGAAACAGTTGAAGGCTTGGACCTGCACTCACAAACAAGGGAGCACCAGAAGATGGCTATGGATATGGTTGCGATCATCAAACAAAATGcgaagaaacagaaaca AACCACCAGTGATCACTCCCTACGCAATGAATCAAACAAGTCAAGGAATGCAAAATTTGAAAGCCGCTCAAATAAGATTAAGTCTTGA
- the LOC107887564 gene encoding protein piccolo isoform X2 has protein sequence MGFDNECILNIQSLAGEYFCPVCRLLVYPNEALQSQCTHLYCKPCLTYVVSTTRACPYDGYLVTEADSKPLVESNKALADTIGKISVHCLYHRSGCTWQGPLSECTAHCSGCVFGNSPVVCNRCGVQIVHRQVQEHAQNCLPQAQQAEGGQEISASGTTAAADQTQVASQAQASQATTSSTPVQGFNPQANPNPQSQAASQVAVVSSEQWSQQQSQQYYQQYSGYDPYYQQYYPYQQQTFPQQQPLQVNASQMAGQNPMYPQTQPQPQPQPQAQPHSHLSVQVPVAAQPQNQAQANQQQQTHLTMPPHSQIPAQTYPTSQGHSQPQVQPLTQAQPHPQVQTIQPQLQHGLMPQYQQHHSQIQLPQPQLHPVPQAQPHSQAQPQGQQLQPLPPPPPQPLLQPHPQPSQPLNPNLLPQTQHPAAQAVTGHQSYSQLQPHQQMQLVTPQNPMHMPAQGGLHPQQHPAEMQNSYPQQPPQMRPPQSHAQIPNQQQPGLLPLPGPMLQQAHHHSLQHPLSVQTQSVMQPPTSLMCQQYMQQQPPSTQPTGLVQPQMHQQGPFVQQQQSLQSQLRPPGPPQSFLQPPHAYSQLQQNVAGSHAVRPYPTPTPTGRPMTPNHGLQSQLYPQSASGMLVKPMQLGVNQPSSYQNNVLRTNNQSGLNSQPISEVPGDHGTLHVAEQKADLSSQGFAKKEDNELDVASSLGGDVVKTNSSKSNTDMKSIDEKPAGDVGDNSSGFDISTKVTQESRRTDLVLNRDTFSKNMVKGEAIEDQKDVDNVERKVEENKIKDGPLLKTPTLPEAKLSEEQNGKIQRERIQPQDQGTAKGPTGNEFTGIPPSSQVQPGSFPQQPLQMPYGSNSNQQKSAASAMLQAPPPGLPSHAQAPGLAPSQVRPQGPGQTLVPPENFAPSFGRGPSYGPQGPYNQGPVSGAPRIPQGETLVHPPFGPPSLNAFDSHGAPSYGPEGHLVQQRPAIMLNFDQGQFDEDLKQFSRPSLLDTEPVPKYGSYFSSTRSIDRGPHGFAKDAGPWAHDKEPRGLNFDPMIGSGSSRFLPPYHPDDAGERPVGLPEDTLGRPDFLGTVTGYGRHRMDGFISRSPGREYSGISTHRFGGYPGDEIDGREHRFNDRFSGFPGHIHRGGFESSDHMAEHFGPDIRPPHFRRGEHFGRNNMPGQLQMEGPIGFGDFSSHEQMGEFDGPGNFRQPRLGEPGFRSSYSLREFPIDGGIYTGDMDSFENLRKRKPVSMGWCRICKVDCETVEGLDLHSQTREHQKMAMDMVAIIKQNAKKQKQTTSDHSLRNESNKSRNAKFESRSNKIKS, from the exons ATGGGATTTGATAATGAGTGCATACTGAATATCCAATCTCTAGCCGGAGAATACTTCTGTCCTGTTTGTCGCTTACTTGTCTACCCAAATGAAGCATTACAATCGCAATGCACCCATCTTTACTGCAAACCATGTTTAACATATGTTGTCAGCACCACTCGAGCTTGTCCTTATGATGGTTACTTGGTAACAGAAGCAGATTCTAAG CCGCTTGTTGAGTCAAATAAGGCACTTGCTGACACCATTGGGAAGATCAGTGTTCATTGCCTCTACCATAGGAGTGGCTGCACATGGCAGGGTCCGCTTTCTGAATGTACAGCTCATTGTTCTGGGTGTGTATTTGGCAATTCTCCCGTTGTATGTAATCGGTGTGGTGTTCAGATTGTGCATCGTCAAGTTCAAGAACATGCGCAAAATTGCCTT CCTCAGGCACAGCAGGCTGAGGGCGGTCAGGAAATTTCAGCCTCAGGCACCACAGCAGCTGCTGATCAGACTCAGGTAGCTTCTCAGGCCCAGGCATCTCAAGCTACAACATCCAGTACACCTGTTCAGGGCTTCAATCCTCAGGCCAATCCAAATCCTCAGTCTCAAGCTGCCTCCCAGGTTGCTGTGGTTTCTTCAGAACAGTGGTCTCAACAACAGTCTCAGCAATACTATCAGCAGTATTCTGGATATGATCCATATTATCAACAATACTACCCATATCAACAGCAGACATTTCCACAGCAGCAACCTTTGCAGGTTAATGCATCACAAATGGCTGGACAGAATCCAATGTACCCCCAGACACAACCCCAACCCCAACCTCAACCACAGGCCCAGCCTCATTCACACTTATCTGTTCAGGTGCCTGTGGCTGCTCAACCTCAGAACCAAGCACAAGCCAATCAACAGCAGCAAACTCACCTTACGATGCCACCACACTCTCAAATTCCAGCACAAACTTACCCAACATCCCAGGGCCATTCCCAGCCTCAGGTTCAGCCACTTACTCAAGCTCAGCCTCATCCACAGGTCCAAACTATTCAACCTCAACTGCAACATGGGCTCATGCCTCAGTATCAGCAACATCATTCCCAGATTCAACTACCACAGCCCCAGCTTCATCCTGTTCCTCAAGCTCAACCTCATTCACAAGCTCAGCCACAGGGGCAGCAGCTGCAGCCTCTGCCCCCTCCCCCGCCCCAGCCCCTGCTGCAGCCGCATCCTCAACCAAGCCAGCCCTTGAATCCAAATTTGTTGCCTCAGACACAGCACCCTGCAGCCCAGGCTGTGACAGGTCATCAGTCTTATTCACAATTACAGCCTCACCAGCAAATGCAGCTGGTAACACCACAAAATCCCATGCACATGCCTGCACAAGGTGGCCTTCATCCACAGCAACATCCTGCTGAAATGCAGAATTCATACCCTCAGCAACCTCCTCAGATGCGCCCGCCCCAATCTCATGCTCAAATTCCAAACCAACAACAGCCTGGTTTGTTGCCTTTACCTGGTCCTATGCTGCAACAAGCTCATCATCATTCTCTTCAACATCCGCTTTCAGTTCAAACGCAATCAGTTATGCAGCCTCCCACATCACTTATGTGTCAGCAATATATGCAGCAGCAACCTCCGTCAACCCAACCGACGGGCTTGGTTCAGCCTCAAATGCATCAGCAAGGTCCTTTTGTGCAGCAACAACAGTCATTGCAATCACAATTACGCCCCCCAGGTCCCCCTCAGTCCTTTCTGCAGCCTCCTCATGCCTATTCACAACTGCAGCAAAATGTTGCAGGATCGCATGCTGTGCGGCCCTATCCAACGCCTACTCCTACTGGGAGACCTATGACACCAAATCATGGACTACAATCACAGCTGTATCCACAGTCTGCATCTGGTATGCTGGTTAAACCTATGCAGCTTGGTGTGAACCAGCCATCTTCTTATCAGAATAATGTGCTTAGAACCAACAATCAATCTGGATTAAATTCACAGCCAATATCAGAGGTGCCGGGAGATCATGGTACTTTACATGTGGCTGAGCAAAAAGCAGATTTATCTTCCCAGGGATTTGCTAAGAAGGAAGATAATGAGTTGGATGTGGCATCTAGTCTTGGAGGTGATGTGGTCAAGACTAATTCTTCAAAATCCAATACTGATATGAAATCTATAGATGAAAAACCTGCTGGTGATGTCGGGGATAATAGTAGTGGGTTTGATATATCTACTAAGGTGACACAAGAATCTAGACGGACAGATCTTGTATTGAATAGAGATACTTTTTCTAAGAATATGGTCAAGGGTGAGGCTATTGAGGACCAGAAAGATGTTGACAATGTTGAGCGAAAGGtcgaagaaaataaaattaaggatGGCCCTTTGCTGAAAACTCCCACGTTGCCGGAGGCTAAGCTTAGTGAAGAACAGAATGGGAAGATTCAGAGAGAAAGAATTCAACCTCAAGATCAAGGTACTGCTAAAGGTCCTACTGGAAATGAATTTACAGGTATCCCTCCATCTAGTCAGGTGCAGCCTGGCAGCTTTCCGCAGCAGCCCCTACAGATGCCTTATGGGTCTAATAGTAACCAACAAAAATCTGCTGCTTCTGCAATGTTACAAGCACCTCCACCAGGACTGCCTTCACATGCACAAGCACCAGGACTTGCTCCCAGTCAAGTTAGGCCTCAGGGCCCTGGACAAACTTTAGTTCCACCTGAAAATTTTGCTCCTTCCTTTGGCAGAGGACCTAGTTATGGCCCTCAAGGGCCTTATAATCAAGGTCCTGTTTCGGGTGCTCCTAGGATACCTCAAGGTGAAACTCTTGTACATCCACCATTTGGTCCCCCATCTCTTAATGCTTTTGACTCGCATGGTGCACCATCATATGGCCCTGAGGGTCATTTGGTTCAGCAGCGTCCTGCAATCATGTTGAATTTTGATCAGGGACAATTTGACGAAGATCTTAAACAATTTTCTAGGCCTTCTCTTTTAGATACTGAGCCTGTTCCTAAATATGGGAGCTACTTTTCATCAACCAGATCTATTGATAGAGGTCCTCATGGTTTTGCTAAGGATGCAGGACCTTGGGCTCATGACAAGGAACCTCGCGGTCTGAATTTTGATCCTATGATTGGCTCTGGTTCTTCTCGATTCTTGCCACCATATCATCCTGATGATGCAGGAGAAAGACCAGTTGGTCTTCCTGAAGATACTCTAGGCAGACCAGATTTTCTTGGAACAGTTACTGGCTATGGTCGGCATCGTATGGATGGTTTTATCTCTAGAAGTCCAGGAAGAGAATACTCAGGTATTTCCACACACAGATTTGGAGGATATCCTGGTGATGAGATAGATGGCAGGGAGCACCGGTTCAATGATAGATTTTCAGGTTTTCCTGGGCATATACATAGGGGTGGGTTCGAGAGTTCTGACCACATGGCAGAGCATTTTGGTCCAGATATTCGACCTCCACACTTTAGAAGGGGTGAACATTTTGGTCGTAATAACATGCCTGGTCAGTTGCAGATGGAAGGACCTATTGGCTTTGGTGATTTTTCTAGCCATGAACAAATGGGAGAATTTGATGGGCCTGGAAACTTCCGTCAACCACGACTTGGAGAGCCAGGATTTAGAAGCAGCTATTCGCTTCGAGAATTTCCTATTGATGGTGGAATCTATACA GGTGATATGGATTcatttgaaaatttgagaaaGAGAAAACCAGTGAGCATGGGTTGGTGCCGTATTTGTAAAGTCGACTGTGAAACAGTTGAAGGCTTGGACCTGCACTCACAAACAAGGGAGCACCAGAAGATGGCTATGGATATGGTTGCGATCATCAAACAAAATGcgaagaaacagaaaca AACCACCAGTGATCACTCCCTACGCAATGAATCAAACAAGTCAAGGAATGCAAAATTTGAAAGCCGCTCAAATAAGATTAAGTCTTGA